From Aspergillus chevalieri M1 DNA, chromosome 4, nearly complete sequence, a single genomic window includes:
- a CDS encoding F-box/WD repeat-containing protein (COG:S;~EggNog:ENOG410PJB9;~InterPro:IPR001810,IPR036322,IPR015943,IPR001680, IPR036047,IPR019775,IPR020472,IPR017986;~PFAM:PF00646,PF00400,PF12937;~go_function: GO:0005515 - protein binding [Evidence IEA]) — protein sequence MHPRSVSEQFATAQPRSSAGRDSVSGLSRPGASSSSGGSNHTHNSRNKTVTSIPPNLLPSAPASPPTPAPSPTPHQRPLNWQSSADDEDDAFLVNARMHFSSLPNAKKQKFLMGILGLCDSQQLSFVSSFVSPRLRKDPFMVFPNELCLRVLSFIDDPQTLARASQVSRHWRELLSDDITWKNLCDKHAYVYRRFSEDGQSFVDPFHSQPLQTNSKARSFNGLRERSSLSDPSRDLSRTLSGNWPVTSLSSSTPSRKRRPRPASYRSHFKQKYMVESAWNKGGKCTQHVTPDLGVVTTLHLTPKYIIFAMDNAKIHVYDTNGNNHRTLQGHVMGVWTMVPWDDILVSGGCDREVRVWNMATGESLHLLRGHTSTVRCLQMSDSKTAISGSRDSTLRIWDLATGTCRNVLVGHQASVRCLAIHGDTVVSGSYDTTARIWSISEGRCQRTLSGHFSQIYAIAFDGKRIATGSLDTSVRVWDPHTGQCHAILQGHTSLVGQLQMQGDTLVTGGSDGSIRVWSLTKMAPIHRLAAHDNSVTSLQFDSSRIVSGGSDGRVRIWSLQTSQLLRELSAPAQDVWRVAFEEDKAVIMVNRGGRTVMEIWTFSPPPEDSGKEAVIVESASSTPGICTSTINNDDGLAESTNRQRALFSAPPPDVALNSDDDQMMPDAP from the exons ATGCATCCCCGGAGTGTGTCTGAGCAGTTTGCGACTGCGCAACCCCGATCTTCTGCAGGCAGGGATTCGGTATCCGGTCTTTCAAGACCCGGAGCGTCGTCCAGCAGCGGTGGCAGTAACCACACCCATAACAGCCGGAATAAGACCGTGACCTCGATCCCTCCAAACCTCCTGCCGTCCGCACCGGCATCGCCTCCTACACCTGCACCCAGTCCGACGCCTCATCAGCGACCCCTAAATTGGCAGTCGTCtgctgatgatgaggatgacgcGTTTTTGGTTAATGCTCGCATGCATTTCTCCTCCCTGCCGAATGCGAAGAAACAAAAGTTTTTGATGGGCATATTGGGTCTCTGCGATAGCCAGCAACTCAGTTTCGTTTCGAGTTTTGTCAGTCCGCGGTTGAGGAAGGATCCTTTTATGGTGTTTCCGAATGAGTTGTGCTTAAGG GTACTCTCCTTCATCGACGATCCTCAGACCCTTGCAAGAGCATCCCAAGTATCGAGACACTGGCGGGAACTGTTGAGTGATGATATCACATGGAAGAACCTCTGTGACAAGCATGCATATGTATACCGTCGATTTTCCGAGGATGGCCAGAGCTTCGTCGACCCTTTCCATAGCCAGCCCCTACAGACGAATTCGAAAGCACGCTCGTTTAATGGGCTACGAGAGAGATCTAGCCTGTCCGATCCTTCTCGAGATTTATCCCGTACCCTCTCCGGAAACTGGCCCGTGACATCCTTGTCGAGTAGCACCCCGTCTCGAAAACGCCGTCCCCGACCAGCATCCTACCGATCTCATTTCAAACAAAAGTACATGGTTGAGTCTGCGTGGAATAAAGGTGGGAAATGCACGCAGCATGTTACGCCCGATTTAGGGGTGGTCACGACTCTACACTTGACGCCAAAATACATTATCTTCGCCATGGACAACGCTAAGATTCATGTGTATGATACCAACGGAAACAACCATAGAACCCTGCAGGGCCACGTGATGGGTGTCTGGACGATGGTTCCATGGGATGACATTCTGGTCAGCGGTGGTTGTGACCGTGAAGTTAGAGTTTGGAACATGGCAACCGG GGAGAGCCTTCATTTACTACGTGGTCATACATCAACTGTTCGTTGCTTACAGatgtcggattcgaagacAGCAATCTCAGGGTCCAGAGATTCGACGCTGCGGATATGGGATCTAGCCACGGGTACATGTCGGAATGTTCTTGTTGGCCATCAGGCAAGTGTCCGGTGTCTTGCAATCCATGGAGATACTGTCGTCTCTGGTAGCTACGATACCACTGCGCGGATTTGGAGCATTTCGGAAGGACGATGCCAGCGTACTCTGTCCGGTCACTTCAGTCAGATCTACGCAATTGCCTTTGACGGGAAACGGATCGCAACGGGAAGTCTTGACACAAGCGTTCGCGTGTGGGATCCGCACACGGGCCAGTGCCATGCTATCCTACAAGGGCATACATctttggttgggcagttgcAGATGCAGGGCGACACACTGGTGACTGGAGGCTCCGACGGCTCAATTCGGGTCTGGTCATTAACCAAAATGGCGCCTATCCATCGCTTAGCCGCCCATGACAACAGCGTCACGAGTCTTCAATTCGATAGCAGCCGTATTGTGAGTGGTGGTAGCGATGGTCGGGTCCGGATCTGGAGTCTGCAAACCAGTCAACTGCTACGTGAACTATCCGCGCCTGCACAGGATGTCTGGCGCGTTGCATTTGAAGAGGACAAGGCGGTGATCATGGTAAACCGGGGTGGCCGCACCGTGATGGAG ATTTGGACCTTCTCGCCGCCTCCGGAGGACAGTGGAAAAGAAGCCGTGATTGTCGAAAGCGCCTCGAGTACGCCAGGTATCTGTACTTCCACAATCAACAATGACGACGGGCTTGCAGAGAGTACGAACAGGCAGAGAGCGCTGTTCTCGGCACCTCCACCTGACGTGGCCCTGAACAGCGATGACGACCAAATGATGCCTGATGCTCCATGA
- a CDS encoding uncharacterized protein (COG:S;~EggNog:ENOG410Q05F): MMFLCTSRFEIEEEERTLIDEYLSNQEIQAANEEKELQTQMDLDPISDDEKDYALSAQYQPAPEVPSQHRLDKRRNSVASEHEDQGSNELEV, from the coding sequence ATGATGTTTCTGTGTACGTCACGATTTGAaattgaggaggaagagcgtACATTGATCGATGAATATCTCTCAAACCAAGAAATTCAGGCTGCaaatgaagagaaggaatTACAGACGCAGATGGATCTTGATCCAATTAGCGATGATGAGAAGGATTATGCGCTCTCTGCCCAATATCAGCCTGCCCCTGAGGTGCCTAGTCAACATAGGCTAGATAAACGTCGAAACAGTGTTGCATCTGAGCATGAAGACCAGGGATCTAATGAGCTGGAGGTCTGA
- a CDS encoding glycosyltransferase family 1 protein (CAZy:GT1;~COG:S;~EggNog:ENOG410PN1E;~InterPro:IPR002213;~go_function: GO:0008194 - UDP-glycosyltransferase activity [Evidence IEA]), translated as MPTILFLTNSELGQASVCLAVAHEFLLRPTYTIHIASFAPLRSSISQLNLRAISFLPVSSRSARVRPATFHILPGPSMKQALEQRDHFDASKAFCLHGLGFQAARQAYKDVLTKIVAPWGGEEYIAIYRECLNVVGRVHPDLVVVDPLFTPALDAVRSIRERFVVLSPNTFKEHVVQPKLGNLWKLCSGYPYPLPWSLVLPNAILALRLLSSVKSSPQLKQVERARKRHGIKHAIPDMFINPDDRKVLTVLLPGHAECEFPCFLPGKFTLCGPILRPYAPICDEHPDLAHWLAQRPTVLVSLGSLVMFTPAMERQFARGLKMLLETRPDMQVLWKLPRAEPQSTSQEGTLECLSTEISEGRVRTMPWLPVEPICILQSGRVECIVHHGGANTFHEAIKAGVPQVVLPIWLDTYDFAHRVEYLGVGVWGNRQNAPAVQGYELGQTLKRMLASVQKIKVQRRAREVASELGGKEGRVVACEKIMEFVKPRHTWTFSFPRTGESYCGSF; from the exons ATGCCcaccatcctcttcctcaccAACAGCGAACTAGGCCAGGCCTCGGTCTGCCTGGCTGTTGCCCACGaattcctcctccgcccaaCCTACACCATCCACATCGCCTCCTTCGCGCCCCTCCGCAGCTCCATCTCCCAACTTAACCTCCGCGCcatctccttcctccccgtCTCCTCGCGCTCCGCCCGAGTCCGCCCAGCAACCTTCCACATCCTCCCCGGCCCGTCCATGAAACAAGCCCTGGAGCAGCGCGACCATTTCGACGCCAGCAAGGCCTTCTGTCTCCACGGTTTGGGCTTCCAGGCTGCCCGCCAGGCGTACAAGGATGTGTTGACGAAGATTGTGGCGCCGTGGGGCGGGGAGGAGTATATTGCGATATACAGGGAGTGTTTGAATGTGGTTGGGAGGGTTCATCCGGACTTGGTTGTTGTGGATCCATTGTTTACGCCGGCGTTGGATGCGGTAAGGTCGATTAGGGAGAGGTTTGTGGTGTTGAGTCCGAACACGTTCAAGGAGCATGTTGTGCAGCCGAAGTTGGGGAATTTGTGGAA GTTGTGCTCTGGGTATCCTTATCCGCTGCCGTGGAGCTTGGTGCTTCCAAATGCGATTCTTGCTTTGCGCTTGCTGTCCTCGGTCAAGTCTAGTCCTCAGCTGAAGCAGGTGGAGAGAGCGCGCAAACGTCATGGTATCAAGCACGCCATTCCCGATATGTTCATCAATCCGGACGACAGGAAAGTTCTCACCGTCCTCCTCCCTGGCCACGCAGAGTGTGAATTTCCCTGCTTCCTGCCGGGCAAATTTACCCTCTGCGGACCGATCCTGCGACCCTATGCTCCTATCTGCGACGAGCATCCGGATCTGGCGCATTGGCTTGCCCAGCGGCCGACCGTTCTTGTTAGTTTGGGCTCGCTTGTGATGTTCACCCCCGCCATGGAGAGACAGTTTGCGCGGGGTCTGAAGATGTTGTTAGAGACGAGGCCGGATATGCAGGTTCTCTGGAAACTCCCACGCGCTGAGCCGCAGAGCACCTCGCAAGAAGGGACGTTGGAGTGTCTGTCTACAGAGATCAGCGAAGGACGCGTGCGCACGATGCCTTGGCTGCCCGTGGAACCTATCTGCATCCTGCAAAGCGGACGTGTGGAGTGCATTGTGCACCACGGCGGAGCCAACACCTTCCACGAAGCCATCAAAGCCGGTGTTCCCCAAGTTGTTCTCCCCATCTGGCTTGACACATACGACTTCGCCCACCGCGTCGAATACCTCGGTGTTGGCGTCTGGGGGAACCGCCAGAATGCACCGGCCGTCCAGGGCTACGAGCTGGGACAGACGTTGAAGCGCATGCTGGCTAGTGTGCAGAAGATCAAGGTGCAGCGGCGCGCAAGGGAAGTCGCGTCTGAGTTGGGGGGTAAGGAGGGCAGGGTTGTGGCTTGCGAGAAGATTATGGAGTTTGTGAAGCCGAGGCATACTTGGACGTTTAGTTTTCCGCGGACGGGAGAGAGTTATTGTGGTTCTTTTTGA
- a CDS encoding MFS transporter (COG:G;~EggNog:ENOG410PFTW;~InterPro:IPR020846,IPR011701,IPR036259;~PFAM:PF07690,PF00083;~TransMembrane:10 (i67-84o104-126i194-215o221-244i300-324o336-357i378-398o404-425i437-457o469-494i);~go_function: GO:0022857 - transmembrane transporter activity [Evidence IEA];~go_process: GO:0055085 - transmembrane transport [Evidence IEA]), whose protein sequence is MSTEPTGEATGSSKIPFWRTVWDQKIVTDEVINFPYDGSGTPEDPYAVSWIPQDPRNPMNWGYIKKWSITFLASFITLAVSLVSSAYSGGLSQIVTDFNASEEVAILGVSLFVLGFAFGPLIWAPLSETFGRRNIFVMTYGLLTAFNAGACGSQNIQTLVILRFFGGFFGSSPFGNSGGTIADMFASSERGIAVSMYSAAPFLGPCLGPIIGGFLGESAGWRWVLGLLAAFTGIIWLVITFCLPETYAPVLLRRRAEKLSEVTGKVYQSRLDIDRGGVSTVQMLTTSLSRPWILLFHEPIVLLSSIYMAIIYGTLYMLFAAYPIVFQEVRGWSQGIGGLAFIGVLVGMMIAFTYTLMDNLKYTKLARQTTGRLPPEMRLPIGIVGAIALPIGLFWFAWTNSPSIHWLCSVAAGAPFGFGMVLVFLGVMNYLVDSYTIFAASVLAANSALRSLFGAIFPLFTTYMYHNLGIHWATCIPAFLSVACVPFPIIFYIYGPRIRKRCTYSAEADAFMERLTAKHQAEVQHEEPAKGKSAASDDTENHGGSDNDSDSAASLSTVPSAVPSSRRVTRSRAGSHASRQTIATQYEENPFNLDRVNTRHSAISGHRTKI, encoded by the exons ATGTCAACGGAGCCTACGGGCGAGGCAACCGGGTCCTCCAAAATCCCCTTCTGGCGCACAGTCTGGGATCAAAAGATCGTGACCGACGAGGTCATTAACTTCCCCTACGATGGCTCCGGCACACCAGAGGACCCCTATGCCGTCTCTTGGATCCCCCAAGACCCGCGTAACCCCATGAACTGGGGATACATCAAGAAATGGTCCATCACATTCCTGGCTTCCTTCATCACGCTTGCAGTGTCACTCGTCTCCTCTGCTTATTCGGGAGGTCTCTCCCAGATTGTAACGGATTTCAACGCATCGGAAGAAGTCGCCATCCTGGGTGTGTCGCTGTTCGTGCTTGGGTTCGCTTTTGGACCTCTAATCTGGGCTCCGTTGAGTGAGACTTTTGGTCGGAGGAATATCTTCGTTATGACCTATGGGTTACTGACGGCGTTTAATGCCGGTGCTTGTGGTTCGCAGAATATTCAGACGTTGGTTATTCTGCGGTTTTTCGGTGGTTTCTTTGGTTCTTCACCGTTTGGGAATTCTGGTGGGACTATTGCGGACATGTTCGCGTCGTCGGAACGGGGGATTGCGGTTAGCATGTATTCTGCAGCGCCGTTCTTGGGACCTTGCTTGG GTCCCATCATTGGAGGATTCCTTGGTGAATCAGCCGGCTGGCGCTGGGTTCTAGGCCTGCTGGCGGCATTCACCGGCATCATCTGGCTGGTCATTACCTTCTGCTTACCCGAGACATATGCACCCGTCCTGCTGCGCCGGCGAGCTGAGAAGCTCTCTGAAGTTACCGGCAAGGTGTACCAGAGCCGACTCGATATTGATCGAGGCGGCGTGTCGACGGTCCAGATGTTGACGACATCGCTCTCCCGGCCATGGATCCTGCTGTTCCATGAGCCTATTGTGCTCTTGTCCAGTATCTACATGGCCATTATCTacggtactctgtacatgtTGTTCGCCGCGTATCCAATCGTCTTCCAGGAAGTGCGTGGCTGGAGCCAAGGGATCGGGGGGTTGGCTTTCATCGGCGTCCTGGTGGGAATGATGATCGCTTTCACCTATACCCTTATGGATAACTTGAAATACACCAAGCTAGCGCGCCAGACCACCGGGCGTCTTCCTCCGGAAATGCGTCTGCCAATCGGTATCGTGGGAGCCATTGCTCTACCGATCGGGCTGTTCTGGTTCGCCTGGACCAACTCTCCGTCTATCCACTGGCTGTGTTCCGTCGCAGCTGGAGCGCCGTTTGGGTTCGGCATGGTTTTGGTCTTCCTGGGTGTCATGAACTATCTGGTGGACTCGTACACGATCTTTGCTGCCTCTGTCCTGGCGGCCAACTCGGCTCTGCGGTCACTTTTCGGTGCTATCTTCCCCCTTTTCACCACCTACATGTACCACAACCTGGGCATCCATTGGGCGACATGCATCCCCGCGTTCCTTTCCGTGGCTTGTGTTCCATTCCCGATTATATTCTACATCTACGGCCCCCGTATCCGCAAGCGCTGCACCTACTCCGCCGAAGCAGACGCCTTCATGGAACGACTCACAGCGAAGCACCAGGCCGAAGTCCAGCATGAAGAGCCAGCCAAAGGGAAGAGCGCTGCGTCAGATGATACTGAGAATCACGGTGGCAGTGACAATGACAGTGACAGCGCTGCGAGTCTCTCGACTGTTCCTTCGGCGGTTCCTTCTTCGCGACGGGTAACGAGGAGTCGGGCGGGGTCTCATGCGTCGCGACAGACTATTGCTACGCAGTATGAGGAGAATCCGTTTAACCTTGATCGGGTGAATACGCGCCATTCTGCTATTAGTGGTCATCGCACGAAGATTTGA
- a CDS encoding amidase family protein (COG:J;~EggNog:ENOG410PVS0;~InterPro:IPR023631,IPR036928;~PFAM:PF01425) codes for MIQSHQTLNLVEASINDLLHALDIRAITSVQLVSLYLHRIGYYDCRGPSLNSVCVLNPNVFEDAQQSDDHRASGRPPRPLEGIPFTVKDSFMVRDMTVAAGSPAFADLVASEDAAIVALLRDAGAVIMGKTNMPAMADGGGQRGLYGRAESPYNPRYSTTAYASGSSNGCGTSTTASFAAFGFAGETVSSGRSPASNNALVGYSPSRGVIPNRGQWPLYPTCDVIVPHTRSVEDLFAVLNVIIADDQHGARGIDFWRNQNFVPIPEASSNRPSDYYTLADPSALSGKRIAVPKCFIGAPGSKPPHVCIEPVRKLWERARATIVSLGATVIGTDLPLLEMYMKQNFPGQGCNVPGMPSSWMDIERCERSAPVSFVGDKSKWEASMFRPQISEKYPTIARVPKDFFLVVIIAALENGRTAASMLLID; via the coding sequence ATGATCCAAAGTCATCAGACCTTAAATCTGGTCGAGGCCAGTATCAATGATCTCCTCCACGCTCTGGATATTCGTGCAATTACAAGCGTCCAACTCGTCTCGCTCTACCTCCATCGGATCGGATACTACGACTGCCGAGGGCCATCACTGAACTCCGTCTGTGTTCTCAATCCGAATGTTTTCGAAGACGCACAGCAATCAGATGATCATCGAGCCAGTGGGCGCCCACCTAGACCTCTAGAAGGGATTCCATTCACTGTCAAAGACAGTTTCATGGTCAGAGACATGACCGTTGCAGCAGGCTCGCCTGCCTTTGCCGACCTGGTGGCCTCGGAGGATGCGGCCATAGTTGCCCTGTTGCGGGATGCCGGAGCTGTGATAATGGGCAAGACGAATATGCCAGCAATGGCGGACGGGGGAGGGCAGCGAGGTCTTTACGGGAGGGCCGAAAGCCCGTACAACCCCCGCTATTCCACCACGGCATATGCATCTGGTTCTTCGAATGGCTGCGGTACGTCAACCACGGCAAGCTTCGCTGCTTTTGGATTTGCCGGGGAAACTGTCTCTTCGGGCCGTTCGCCGGCGTCGAACAATGCGTTGGTTGGATATTCGCCTTCCCGTGGAGTGATCCCGAACAGAGGCCAGTGGCCACTTTATCCGACATGCGATGTGATTGTTCCGCATACACGCTCAGTCGAGGATTTATTCGCTGTTCTTAATGTCATTATCGCGGACGATCAGCACGGCGCCCGAGGTATTGATTTCTGGCGGAACCAGAACTTTGTCCCCATCCCGGAAGCTTCGAGCAACCGCCCAAGCGATTATTATACTCTGGCGGACCCTAGCGCATTGTCAGGAAAACGCATTGCCGTTCCAAAATGCTTCATTGGTGCACCAGGCTCGAAGCCACCCCATGTCTGTATCGAGCCGGTGCGAAAACTGTGGGAAAGAGCTAGAGCTACCATCGTATCTCTCGGCGCGACAGTGATTGGGACagatcttcctcttcttgagATGTACATGAAGCAGAATTTCCCAGGCCAAGGCTGCAACGTACCTGGGATGCCCAGTAGCTGGATGGACATCGAACGGTGCGAGAGATCTGCTCCTGTTTCCTTTGTTGGTGACAAATCGAAGTGGGAAGCTAGTATGTTCCGGCCTCAGATCAGCGAGAAGTATCCGACAATCGCGAGGGTGCCAAAGgatttttttcttgttgtcATCATCGCTGCTTTGGAGAATGGAAGGACTGCAGCCTCCATGCTGCTGATAGATTAG
- a CDS encoding Mn(2+) transporter ATX2 (COG:P;~EggNog:ENOG410PM4W;~InterPro:IPR003689;~PFAM:PF02535;~TransMembrane:8 (o6-30i37-55o155-172i225-244o250-275i287-310o322-340i377-395o);~go_component: GO:0016020 - membrane [Evidence IEA];~go_function: GO:0046873 - metal ion transmembrane transporter activity [Evidence IEA];~go_process: GO:0030001 - metal ion transport [Evidence IEA];~go_process: GO:0055085 - transmembrane transport [Evidence IEA]), whose translation MEGLFTLLVLSIVMAITSFVVGSLPLAFALSASQLRLISSVGMGVLVGTSLIVIIPEGVDTLYSAKSHSSRKDISARALGVNWQQEAPVVAATVDSQSENPIHPRSSLTLPGLSSAPENAVYVTHNDENHGLHGRKEDTSQDKADEHHDEESSPHAWIGVALISGFILMYMIDKLPEFASPSKQQRPPYHISLDNLGSGLRRTSSPSREGGLLDAATSPRRSHSFATTTGLVIHAAADGIALGASTSDTGLSFIIFLAIMVHKAPASFGLTSILLKQGLSSRAARAHLLVFSLAAPVGALATFLFVHLMGSGTSGDTSGTQWRTGMLLLFSGGTFLYVAMHTMQENSPNSSSREVHVNGYGDPRDIPLKSDKSMRDLIASVIGMILPLFLQIGHAH comes from the exons ATGGAGGGTCTATTCACATTGCTCGTTCTGAGCATTGTGATGGCAATTAC ATCCTTTGTCGTCGGCTCGTTACCATTGGCATTTGCGCTTTCCGCTTCCCAATTGCGATTAATATCCTCGGTTGGCATGGGAGTTTTGGTTGGAACATCATTGATAGTGATTATTCCCGAAGGAGTCGACACCCTTTACAGTGCGAAATCGCACAGTAGCCGGAAAGACATCAGTGCACGGGCCTTAGGGGTCAATTGGCAGCAGGAGGCACCGGTCGTGGCTGCGACAGTCGATTCGCAATCAGAGAACCCTATTCACCCTCGTTCATCCCTCACATTACCAGGTCTATCCTCTGCACCGGAAAATGCGGTGTATGTTACACACAACGATGAGAATCACGGTCTGCATGGAAGGAAGGAGGATACATCTCAGGACAAGGCAGACGAACATCACGACGAAGAGAGTTCGCCCCATGCTTGGATTGGCGTTGCCCTCATCAGCGGTTTCATCTTGATGTACATGATCGACAAACTGCCCGAATTCGCATCTCCTTCGAAGCAACAGAGGCCACCATATCATATTTCTTTGGATAATTTGGGATCGGGACTGCGGCGAacctcttcgccttcacGGGAGGGTGGACTACTGGACGCCGCAACCTCGCCCAGACGCAGTCACAGTTTTGCAACCACCACCGGTCTCGTCATTCATGCAGCTGCTGATGGCATTGCGCTGGGTGCGTCAACCTCAGACACGGGGCTGAGCTTTATCATTTTCCTGGCGATCATGGTTCACAAGGCACCTGCGTCGTTTGGGCTTACATCGATTCTGCTGAAGCAAGGGCTTTCCAGCCGTGCTGCGAGGGCACACTTGTTGGTTTTCAGCCTGGCAGCCCCCGTGGGTGCCCTTGCGACCTTTTTGTTCGTGCACCTGATGGGCTCAGGAACCAGTGGGGATACATCAGGCACCCAATGGCGGACTGGAATGCTGCTTCTCTTCTCCGGTGGTACATTTTT GTATGTTGCAATGCATACGATGCAGGAGAACAGCCCGAACTCGTCGTCGCGCGAGGTGCACGTTAATGGATATGGAGACCCGAGGGATATTCCACTCAAATCGGACAAGTCGATGAGAGACTTGATCGCATCTGTCATTGGCATGATCTTGCCGCTGTTCCTCCAGATCGGCCATGCTCACTGA
- a CDS encoding NAD(P)-dependent oxidoreductase (COG:I;~EggNog:ENOG410PJF0;~InterPro:IPR029154,IPR015815,IPR036291,IPR006115, IPR008927,IPR013328;~PFAM:PF03807,PF03446,PF14833,PF01488;~go_function: GO:0016491 - oxidoreductase activity [Evidence IEA];~go_function: GO:0050661 - NADP binding [Evidence IEA];~go_function: GO:0051287 - NAD binding [Evidence IEA];~go_process: GO:0055114 - oxidation-reduction process [Evidence IEA]): MANQHVAWIGLGNIGRGMVQNIAEKGPQSSLTIYNRTISKAESFVSTLPPNKATVASSLPDAVNPATLIFTCVGDDPALGQIFAAILEAKDLDIAGKTFVDCSTVHPDTSRKTQAALSQRGAAFVACPVFGAPNMAVAGQLVVVPAGSSEAIERARPFLDGVTARATLPLTGNEDVGRASLMKVLGNTFILNMVESLAEGVTAAEKTGLGAEMYEQWVATMFPGAFAKYAERMTSGDYHKREEPLFAVDLARKDLRHASTLASDGGMRLRSVEVTDGYLQEVKKERGEKGDVAAVYGAIRKEAGLPFANN, encoded by the exons ATGGCCAACCAACACGTCGCATGGATCGGTCTGGGCAATATCGGCCGA GGCATGGTCCAAAACATCGCCGAAAAGGGTCCCCAGTCCTCTCTGACCATCTACAACCGGACAATCTCTAAGGCAGAGTCTTTCGTCTCAACACTGCCCCCCAACAAAGCCACCGTTGCCTCGTCCCTCCCTGATGCCGTGAACCCCGCAACCCTAATCTTCACCTGCGTTGGGGACGACCCGGCGCTCGGTCAGATCTTCGCTGCCATTCTGGAAGCTAAGGATTTGGACATCGCGGGTAAGACGTTTGTCGACTGCTCGACCGTGCACCCCGACACCTCGAGGAAGACGCAGGCTGCGCTTAGCCAGCGGGGAGCAGCGTTCGTCGCATGTCCGGTCTTCGGGGCACCTAACATGGCTGTTGCTGGACAGTTGGTTGTTGTTCCTGCGGGCTCTTCGGAGGCAATTGAGCGTGCGAGACCGTTCCTGGACGGTGTCACCGCACGTGCTACCCTCCCGCTCACCGGTAACGAGGACGTCGGCCGCGCAAGTCTCATGAAGGTTCTCGGCAACACATTCATTCTGAACATGGTCGAGTCGCTAGCGGAAGGCGTCACCGCAGCCGAAAAGACCGGCCTGGGCGCAGAGATGTACGAGCAATGGGTTGCAACGATGTTCCCCGGCGCTTTTGCGAAGTATGCGGAACGGATGACCTCTGGTGACTACCACAAGCGCGAGGAGCCGCTCTTTGCTGTTGACCTTGCGCGGAAGGACTTGCGTCATGCGAGTACGTTGGCGAGTGATGGGGGCATGAGATTGAGGAGTGTGGAGGTTACGGATGGGTATTTGCAGGAGGTTAAGAaggagaggggggagaaGGGCGATGTTGCAGCTGTTTATGGGGCGATTCGGAAGGAGGCTGGGTTGCCATTTGCCAACAACTAG